The sequence GATTCCTGTATCAGACACAAAACGCTTAAGTAAACTAAATGCTCCCTTTAACTTCAACAGTATAACTTTACAGTATATGAAGTGATTAACCGTACCTGTGTTTGCATCATGGACATCTCCAGTATTGAGGAAGATGTGTTTGTAAATCAGGGTGTGTAAACCACTGTGTGCTGGCAGTGGATGACAGAGATGCTGAGAAAGCAACTTTTAAaactaaagatattttgaaaatatatgtcATTGGTCTCATTTTTAAGGTTTACCTTTAAAATTGAAAGTTTAACATTGAAATTcagaaattctttaaaaatggcAATACTTTAGATAAAGATActcaaggaataaattacaaaataaaactgataattaaaaattttgtggTTAAGATTAAGACCAAGGATTTGTACaaaattgttatttacaatacagttACGTTgccttcattttgttttattagttcgTTCATTTTGGTCTTTACGTCATTTGTTGTACCATGATCTCCAGCTCCTTTGCTtgtgctaaaataataattcactaaAGATTAATTCATTTATGCAAAAACTTTTCTGATCAGTTGTAAGACCAGCGGCAGatattcaattcatttttaatatgtaaatttacctttattttgtttaattagttCATCCATTTTGATCTTTCTCTCATACATTGTAATTCCATCCTTGTTTctatgattttcattttcaaggatGTTTATGTTTGGTGAAAATAAATCATCTGCTTTTATAAAtcaacattatttaaattattttaatgatctacagTATAAGCATTTGAGAAATaattacacataaacacacaaaaaaaaactatattaacagTATTAACTTatagtgtgtattttatattccaaaataaatgaaaaaagttgaCTTAAAAAGCACTTAGGTGGTCGTAAGTAACTATGTTACAAGATTTTGTTCAATCGTATTAAAGAGAGattaatttttcttcatttttgttctTTCATAGTGTCCTGATGATTCTTTTACTTGCCTTTACTAGCAATATATAGCTTTATTCATATAATATGAATGGAATTTGATTTATGAGAAGTAAGAATTGTAAGTGTTTATACACAATGGACAACTATGTTGTTTCACATTGACACaggttttaatattaataaatgatcaatacaaaatcaacaaacaacaatgCAAAGCAGCGTGAGAAAATGctactatattaaaaaatatatttgtaggctatattaattttttttttttttttttttttttttttgtctttccaagcattgttttgtttttttgttttctttcctttttttccctccacagcttcagaaaaaaaggtttattttactACTTTACTTTTTTGGGTTAACAACATCAGAAATGTACACGGGCAGAAACTTCACATAGTAAAAAGCAGGTGTCCACTGAAGGTTTTGCGTCTCAGTGCATCTGTGTAAATATAATGGTTCTCAATGAGCTGAAGACGTTATCTGGTCCCCATGTTCAAGAATAAGACTGAGTTGCATGTAGTTTCTTTAGTATCTTGCCCAGGAGGCTTATCTGATGCTGCGACCACAAAATTGCTGTTCTTTAACAGTTTCACACTGGCTGATATCTCAAAAGAATTGAAGAATTGACCACAAAGTTAAAGAAATAAACTCCTTTTACCGGTGCAGTGAAGATTCCTATTAATAACAGTAGAAACTATGTTCTTATGATGATGATTAAATTGTTAAAGCATCACGTGTTAAATTTCTTTGAGCATGGTGATTTATTGGTGTATTGGTGTCATAAGCATTTCCAGTGTTAGCATTTACATAAACAAGAGTGATTTCTTCTTCATGAGGCCCAAAATAGCTGAAAGTGGGGCTGAAAAGGCTACTTTTACCTtttctgcaaaaaacaaaaaataaaagatgaaaataatTATGCAAGTGAAAAGAACCTTTCATTTGTCTTTTCATGCAATCATTACTACTTTTTTCCTTGCATGCATTTTACAGTACCTTCATTCTTGCTTCTTAGTTCCCTGACTTCATCATTTAGAGCATTTAACTTTTCCTCCATGGTCTTAATCTTTTTGATTTCGGCAAGGATGTCTAATGTTGGTGACATAAAATCCTGTGCCAGTGTGGCCCCCACACACAGCAATAAAACTATGCTAACTTCCATCTTCATCATTGCTTCTCTCTGTGATTAATATAGATTGTGATCATTTACCTGCAGCCACACAAAAACCAAACTACATTTATTGAACAGTCTGACAGACTTTGGActacaaatatttaaacttcCTTTCCTTAAACAAATAGTTACCATTTTTAATACCAGTAAATACAAGAGAATTGCCGTGCTAAAGGCCACAACTTGTGTAATTGTTTGAACTGTCCAGTAGACTTTGCCTTATACATCATAAATGTATAGGTGAACTGAAGTTAGTTATGTTATATATCACATTCACATAAAATGCATTACTTAACAAATTCATTTACACATAGTCttacagacagaaaaaaacaataatgtggaCATTTTGTGTAATTACACTCTTGATATGCAAAGGTGCTAATGAGTAAACCTTGTGTATTTTCTGTTCACATGGGGAACAGCAGATGTCCACTAAAGGTGCTATGATGGTGTTCATTGTCAAAAATCCAATATCCAGAATAGAGATTTACACATACTTTATCTCCCTTTTCCAGCAACAAAGAAACTCCATTTGAAGAGCCGATAAAACCACCGTCTTGCCGTGCATATGTTGAAATTTCATGCTGGCCATTTCTAAATAAGCCTGCGACAACTGCTTTATCTTGACTTCCGTAGGCCTTAGAGAAAACCCTGAATACATACACTCCCTTCAAGGGTGCTGTAAAAATTCCTGTATCagacgaaaaaaataaataaatacttaaatcattcaagatttaaaatattcacagcaGGCTTTATGAAGTGATTTATACCTGTGTTTGCATCATAGGCATCTCCAGTATTGAGGAAGATGTGTTTGTAAATCAGGGTGTGTAAACCACTGTGTGGTCCATTAGAGGACGACAGAGAAACTGAGAAAGCCACTTTTGAAACTAagacataaaatatgcaaattagattacATCATTAGAAATGATTTCATAAAACCCTGTTTTAAGGATTACcttcaataaagaaaataaataactgaaattctTTATAAACAGCACTACCTTAGGGTTTCaaagattaaatataaatcacaaaattcaacatttatatgtatattttttcaacatttaagtGTTTCATGTTTGTGGCTATTAAAGTTATAGCAGGCTTTTTTATGGTAATACTGTTATTATGGTAAGGCTAAACATACAGAAATGTATAGAAAATAGCACAATTGTAATTTATGATAGTACATTTTcaccttcattttgttttataaggTCATCCACTTTGTTCTTTACATCATTTGTTGTACCACGCATAGTCTCCAGTTCCTTTGCttgtgctaaaataataataatccttaatAGATAagcattaattcatttatatatatttaaaaaaagtaatgttgtttttaaatgtaacccAAATATGTGAGACTTGTCAATGACAAAATaccttcattttcttttaatagtTCATCCATTTTGATCTTTGTGTCCTCCAGCTTTTTTGTTTGTGCTAAAATAATGAACAGTCAttaatttttcaaacattttttatggTAGGACATATTAATCTATGTCTAGGAAACCAGTTACTTTTTAATACTCCAGTTCTCTGTTCTTAAAAACACCTTTGTAAACACTGTCACATTACCTGTATTTTCTGTTCTTAGTCGCTCCATTTCCTTCTCCATAGGTTCCATCCTTGTTTCCATGATCTTTATTTTTCCCAGTTCTTCAAGGATGTTTATGTTTGGTAAAAATAAATCGTCTGCTGGTATAGCCCACACATTGAGCATtaaaactgttataaaaatcaacatttttttactGTTCTGTCTGTTACTAATGTTGTGTCAACTGAGTAACACTCTATCCTAAAGACCAAAAGTTGCGTAAATGTTTAAACAGATCAACAGACTCTGGACtgcaaaaactacattttgaagcAATAATTGGGGTAAACCACATGGAAGTGACAGCTGACAAAACACTGTGATAATGCTGGattatattttcacaaataaatagaaaaaggTGACTTAAAAGCATGTAGGTGGTAGTGAGTAACACGGTTTTgttcaatcattttaaaaagagaTTAATTTTTCTACAGCTTTTCAGTAGTGTCTCAATGTTTCTTTTACTTGCCTTTACCAGCTATATCATGTTATAAGCATGGAACTTTATTTATGACGTAAGAATTGTTCATGTCTACACATCAaactaatatattatttcattgacatgctttaatatgaatgaaaatgGTACAAAATTGAAAGGATTTTTGTAGGCTATATTAAAACTCTATtgtatttttgtcacttttgattgatttcttttttctttccaagCATTGATTATTTTCATCTGTATAAAACAGTGTATTTGGACTAACATCCTTTAGAAATGTACATGGGCAGAAACTTCACATAGTAAAAAGAAGGTGTCCACTAAAGGTATTACGTCTCAGTCCATCTGTGTAGATACGACGGTTCTCAATGAGCTGAAGATGTATCTGGTCCCCTTGTTCAAGAATAAGACTAACTGAGTTGCATGTAGTGTCTTCAGTGTCTTGCTTGGGAGGGTTATCTGATGCTGCGACCACAAAATTGCCGTTTTTTAACAGTCTCACACCGGTTGCAATGTCATGAGGATTGAAGACCACAAAGTTGAAGAAATAAACTCCTTTTACCGGTGCAGTGAAGATTCCTGTTAATAACAGTAGAAACTTAGGTTCTTAAAATGAGGCTAAAATTGTTAAAGCATGTTTGAAACTTCTTTGACCAATGTGATGTACCTGTATTGGTGTCATAAGCATTTccaatgttagttaatacatacTCATACACAAGAGTGATTGCTTTTTCATGAGGTCCAAAGTATTTGATGCCCGGTGAAGCTGACAGTGAAGCTGAAAAGGCTACTTTTGCCCTTTCTGCAAAAAGAGATGAGATGAAAATGTGCAAGTAAAAAGGAAGAAACTTTAATGTGTCTTTTCATACAATCATTGCTAATCACATAGTTTCCTtgcatatttccttaatgtcatGTTTGTAGTCAGAGCTACATTGGGGgcgaaaaaagaaaaagagaaaaacacttgttttatATCAGCTTTAAGAAACAACTGGTCTCTCCAGTGGTCAGacagtttaaaaaattaaataaaaaatacagtacctTCATTCTTGCTTCTTAGTTCCCTGACTTCATCATTTAGAGCATTTAACTTTTCCTCCATGGTCTTAATCTTTTTGATTTCGGCAAGGATGTCTAATGTTGGTGACATAAAAATCCTGTGCCAGTGTGGCCCCCACACACAGCAATAAAACTATGCTAACTTCCATCTTCATCATTGCTTCTCTCTGTGATTATTATAGATTGTGATCATTTTCCTGCAGccacacaaaacatttattgaaCAGTCTGACAGACTTTGGACTGCAAATATTTAAACTTCCCTTCCTTAAATAGTTACCATTTGTAATACCAGTTATCAATAGTAATACAAAGAATTGGTTTTGCCCAATTCCTCTTTTCCATATTGTTCTGTTATAAATTCTACTGGATCAATGTTTCTTTATTGATATTGCATGAAGAGAGTAATGATCAGtgactcacactcacacagaaaacagtaaaaGAGCATTATAATGGAATAGTATACTACACTAACTATTTTGGTAAAATGCTTTTATGGGTTACATTTGGCACACTGACACAGATAGGTGTCAATCATTGCTAAAAATCTACCATAATGCTGAAATTTAATATACCAGGATTTTTAGTTTACAGTTCTTTACTgtggaaaataaaatcatataggCCTATTTTGATTTCCAAAGGTTTAAGAGAAAGACTTCTCTATATGTATACTTGCCTCATACTGTAGGTGTCATAAACAAAGGTGATACAACTGAAGTATTAGTTAGTGTATTACATATCAAAttgacttaaaatgtattatcaaattaatttacaaagtctcatagacagaaaaacacagtaaTGTATGATTACTTTAATTTGTTCAgtgtatctatctatcgatctatctatctacagtatctattgTTCTTTCAttcgttcatttgtttgttcattcattctgaACTTTATATTTGTTAGGCTAGTGGTTTTGCTATGGTATCGAAATTGAAATTGAGAATTGTCAAATTTAATTGGTATCTTAAATATTGGTGTCATAAAAGCTTATTTGTGGTATAAGCTTATTTATGGCCAAAGAAAATATTGACAGGGCAAGTAATAATTTGAACCACTGACCCGACctggccagaaaaaaaaatccttagcgTTGAGCCCTGCTCTTGATATACAAAAATGCTGTTGAGTTAAccttttgtattttctgttcacATGGGAAAAAGCAGATGTCCACTAAAGGTGCTGTGATGGTGTTTATTGTCAAAATACATAGAAAACTAcatagaaaaactaaaaaacctGAATGCATAAACTCCCTTCACGGGTGCTGTAAAATTcctgtatcaaaatatatatatatatatatcattcaagACTTAGAATATTCAGAGTATGTGAAGGGATTTATTGTACCTGTGTTTGCATCATAGGCATGGCCAGTATTGAGGAAGATGTGTTTGTAAATCAGGGTGTGTAAACCACTGTGTGGTCCATTAGAGGACGACAGAGAAACTGAGAAAGCCACTTTTGAAACTAagacataaaatatgcaaattagaatACAAC is a genomic window of Cyprinus carpio isolate SPL01 chromosome B2, ASM1834038v1, whole genome shotgun sequence containing:
- the cbln10 gene encoding cerebellin 10, producing the protein MLIFITVLMLNVWAIPADDLFLPNINILEELGKIKIMETRMEPMEKEMERLRTENTAQTKKLEDTKIKMDELLKENEAQAKELETMRGTTNDVKNKVDDLIKQNEVSKVAFSVSLSSSNGPHSGLHTLIYKHIFLNTGDAYDANTGIFTAPLKGVYVFRVFSKAYGSQDKAVVAGLFRNGQHEISTYARQDGGFIGSSNGVSLLLEKGDKVCVNLYSGYWIFDNEHHHSTFSGHLLFPM
- the LOC122136243 gene encoding cerebellin-2-like; this translates as MSPTLDILAEIKKIKTMEEKLNALNDEVRELRSKNEERAKVAFSASLSASPGIKYFGPHEKAITLVYEYVLTNIGNAYDTNTGIFTAPVKGVYFFNFVVFNPHDIATGVRLLKNGNFVVAASDNPPKQDTEDTTCNSVSLILEQGDQIHLQLIENRRIYTDGLRRNTFSGHLLFTM